One stretch of Emys orbicularis isolate rEmyOrb1 chromosome 5, rEmyOrb1.hap1, whole genome shotgun sequence DNA includes these proteins:
- the THNSL2 gene encoding threonine synthase-like 2, translating into MRYISTRGEARSVDFEGALFSAYAPDGGLFMPQEIPTLDYNTLRTWSAFSYPELVKELSSLFISSELIPRKELNDLIDRAFRRFRHKNVVHLARLKNGLNVLELWHGVTYAFKDLSLSCTGQFLQYFLKKRKKHITILVGTSGDTGSSAIESVRGENNMDIFVLLPKDLCSQIQELQMTTVIEENVHVFTAHGNCDEIDELIKELFADADLSRKHNLMSLNSINWSRIMVQIAHYFHAYFQCTPFMDMTPLPTVEIVVPTGGGGNITAGYIAQKMGLPIQLVAVVNNNDIMHRAIQHGDFSFSGSVKPTLASAMDIQEPYNMERILWLLSDCDGSLIKTLMEQFYTSKNLTLPEELHRKLSEVLSSCSASDEDIVQAMRRCWEDNRYLLCPHSAVAVHYHYKQLDCHLSNRSRCCLASASAAKFPDAVLRAKLVPEVPPEIQALNAMETRSTTLRREDDWARTLKDRIEAIAKHRHT; encoded by the exons ATGAGGTACATCAGCACTCGAGGAGAAGCCAGGAGCGTTGACTTTGAAGGAGCCCTCTTTTCTGCCTATGCGCCGGATGGTGGCCTTTTCATGCCCCAGGAAATCCCTACCCTGGACTATAACACCCTGCGAACATGGAGTGCCTTCTCCTATCCAGAGCTGGTGAAAGAGCTGAGTTCACTCTTCATCTCGTCTGAACTAATCCCACGGAAAGAGCTGAATG ATCTGATTGACCGCGCCTTCCGGAGGTTCAGACACAAAAATGTTGTGCATCTGGCCAGGCTGAAGAATGGGTTGAATGTTTTGGAGCTCTGGCATGGTGTAACTTATGCCTTTAAGGACTTGTCCTTGTCCTGCACAGGACAGTTTTTACAGTATTTCCtgaagaaaaggaagaagcacATCACTATTCTAGTCG GAACTTCGGGAGACACCGGTAGCTCGGCAATTGAAAGTGTGCGAGGGGAAAACAACATGGATATCTTTGTTCTATTACCCAAAGATCTCTGCAGCCAGATCCAAGAACTGCAGATGACGACGGTGATCGAAGAGAACGTCCACGTGTTTACTG CTCATGGAAATTGCGATGAAATTGACGAGCTGATCAAAGAATTGTTCGCTGATGCAGATCTCTCTAGAAAACACAATCTGATGAGCTTGAACTCAATCAACTGGTCTAGGATTATGGTGCAGATCGCTCACTACTTCCATGCTTACTTTCAATGCACTCCATTCATGGACATGACTCCACTGCCAACTGTGGAAATCGTTGTGCCAACAGGGGGTGGAGGAAATATCACAG CTGGATATATCGCACAGAAAATGGGACTTCCAATCCAACTCGTCGCTGTGGTAAATAATAACGACATTATGCACAGGGCAATTCAGCATGGAGATTTCTCATTCTCGGGGAGCGTTAAGCCAACTTTAGCTTCTGCAATGGATATTCAG GAACCTTACAATATGGAGAGAATCTTGTGGCTGCTTTCGGACTGTGATGGCAGCTTGATTAAAACTCTGATGGAACAGTTTTACACATCGAAAAACCTTACACTCCCAGAAGAATTGCACAGAAAG CTTTCTGAAGTGCTGAGCTCATGTTCAGCATCTGATGAAGACATTGTTCAAGCAATGAGACGCTGTTGGGAAGATAATCGCTACCTGTTATGTCCCCACTCAGCTGTGGCTGTTCACTACCATTATAAGCAGTTGGACTGCCATCTCAGCAA CAGATCCAGGTGCTGCTTAGCATCTGCCTCGGCAGCAAAGTTCCCGGATGCCGTGCTCAGAGCAAAGCTTGTTCCTGAAGTTCCACCTGAGATCCAAGCTTTAAACGCGATGGAGACCAGGTCCACAACACTGAGGAGAGAAGACGACTGGGCAAGAACCCTAAAAGACAG